CGAAACGAGACAAGTGCTCGGCAGGGCTGCACTCGGCACACAAACCTCTGGCGCAGTCCATGGCACCGGCCTCGGGGATCGGACCACGGCAAGGATAGACTGGGAAACAGGGAAATAGTAGCACGTGTCGCCTGCTAGGGCCGGCAAAAAGTCGACAATGCTTTTTGGATCGTCGTCTATAGAGTACAGGTCATGGCGCGCATTCGGCCGTCATATAGCGTCATTCTTTGTCCCTCAACTGTCCACACAcagcccatcatcatcacgccgCCTTCTCGAGCGGCCGCTTGGCGTTGATGACATCCAGGATCTTGTCCGCACCACGGCTCACCAGATCGAGCGCCACCCGCTtgcccagctcctcggcggcgtcgatggagcCCACCGCCTCCAtcacctcggcgtcgacgccctgcttgccgtcggccgacaCGACCGTGGCCCtcaggcgcagcagcttcttggacgcgccgccgccgtcgacccaGCTCGTCTCGACGCCAATGGGGACGCTGCACCCGCCCTCGAGGGTGCGCATGAGGCTGCGCTCCGTGGCGCAGGCCAGGGCCGTATCGgggtcctcgagcgcgcgcagCATGTTCAGGACGCgatcgtcgccggcgcggcactCGACGCCCAGTGCGCCCTGCCCGACGGCGTGCATGATGCCGCCCGAGTCGGTGTCGAGGAACTGCGAGATgtggtggccgaggccgatgcgctgcaggcccgcggcggcgagcacgatggcggccatgtcgtcgtcggtgcggAGCTTCTCGAGGCGCGTCTGCAGGTTGCCGCGCACGTCCTTGAAGCGCAGCGACGGGtagcggcgggcgagctgggcgatgcggcgcacgctgctggtgccgatgacgctgccggggggcaggtcggcgagggagcgccagccgtgggcgtcgacgtgcgcgcgcttgacgacgagcacgtcgcgggcgtcctcgcggcgggtgacggcgccgagggcgcacCCCTCGGGCAGCGTGGTGGGCATGTCCTTGAGGGAGTGCACCACGAGGTCGAGCtcccgcgcggcgagcttgtcctcgagctgcgacGTCCAcaggcccttgccgccaaaGTTGTAGAGCGCCGTGTTCTGGTCGCggtcgcccgtcgtcgtcatgccgTGGATGGGGAACGTGTGGTCcgggaggagggcctgcAGGCTGGCCACGACGATCTCGGCctgggccatggcgaggggCGACTTGcgcgtgccgacgacgaacgtCTTGGTGGTCGCCgtgtcggccgccgccgccgctgccgcgtctTGCGTGTcggccatgctgctgctgctgttggggATGGCTGGTCGTGCCTCGGGGGGGCACGCACTCAAAGGCTGGCCGGTGGACTGTCTGTCGGTGGTGCGAGGGGCAGCGAATGCCTTGCTCGGCCGAGCCGTTGCAAAaaaggccatggccgtggtgggGTTGCACCGTGTGCGATACAGTGTCCTGGACAATTCGCACCCGTGAGCCTACCCGGGGGCCTGGTGTAAGTCGGGGCCGTTGCGCAATCAAACAAGGGAACAACAATTGCACCACCAACGAGCAATCCGTCTTGCCTCACACAATGGCCGAGGCTTGCTGATGGTATTCAGTATCACCAATCAATTTTTTCTACGAAGGAAGCGGGCCTGACAGACCACTAGTCTCGCTGCGATGTACACCGGACGATGAGATGCCGACCTGACCATGACAAGTCATGCCAACGTGGGGCCTCATCCACAGTCGAGTCGGcgcattgtcgtcgtcgacctgaTACAATCGGTCTGGTATTCTGCTTTTCGGTAGCACCATATCTGGACGTCACACTCACGAGAGCTTGCCGTCGTCTCTGCGAGGCCATCCCTTTTGTCCTCGGCAACACGTCACAAGTTGGCAAACAAGGCAGCGTGTCTAACAGATTCGCACAACGAACCACTGCTCGTAccgcatcctcctcggcccaGTCCCATGTTTGAAGCGGCTCATGCCACAATGTGTGGCCTTTCGATACTCAGTCCGTGGGACAGCAGACGAGTTGCTCATCATCGTGTGTGAGAGGTTCGTCCGGGCGAGTATAAAGCGCAAGCTCTCCTCTTACCCTTCTGTTCCCTCGTCTTTCCTCTCTCGAATCAACTTGCCGCGCGCACTCGTCTCTAATCTAGAACTGATTCAACAATCTAAtatcatcatcgccatcatgaagttcgtgctgctggtcctCGCCACGACCGCCATGGGCTTGGGCCTGACCCGGCCACAGGCCCAGACGCCGGCCGTCCCCGCACCACCTCCCGTGTCCGCCTCCGCGAACACTCCGACGGCCAAGTCTCAGCCCCCAGTCCCGGCGCAGACGGGAGGTCGCGAACCTACGGGACCCATCTGCGAGTGTGGCTACACGTACTGCGCCTCTGTTCTCATGGGCATGAGTAAGCCGCCCCGGTTCTCTTGATCCCCATCGCCCGTCGTTCTCGTCCTTTCCTTCCCCGTCACTATTCAAGCCCAGAAGCCATGCCAAGGGGATACACGGTCGCTGATAGACATCGTCTCCTCCCCATGCGTAGAGAAGCCCTGGAGCGAGCcgcagctggccgaggcgtaCTGCAGGACACCCGACGCGGCGTGCGCCAACGGCTCACCCGGCACCGACGTGCGGTCGGCGCTGTACCTGTGCCTCtgcgacgacgtcaacgcGCGGCAGGGCAACAAGCTGCACCTGCTCTGCGGCTGCGACAAGTGCCTCGTCGCGGGGCCCGACTACCGCGGGCGGTGCGACAAGCCGTGCCACGCGGGGAGCTGCAAGGGAAGATGAGGGCTCAGCTCAGCCCGGGGTTTGTTTGGGTCGTCGGGTActggtgcttgcttgcttgcttgtggTGGACGTGCGTATGGTTGGCGGGCTCCAGTTTGCGTCTTTCGTTGTTTGTTTGCCGCGGGGTTCATCGGGTGGTGCGCccgaagtacgaagtatagtacggagtacgtagTGGGTTGGTAATGGAGGCAGATGAAGGATCCGCATTCCGCAACGATTCCGTGCCGTCTGCTCCAGGCCACGCAACCCGCTTTGCCCTCTGCGCCCCGCGTCGTGACAGCTGCCCTCTCATCTGAGAGAGACgttgcttgcctgccctcTTGGGTATTCGTCCCGCATCGGTCACCCGGTGGTTCTCCTACCAAAAGGTTGCGACACCCCGCTCAATCAGGCagctaccttaccttagCTCGTAGCTCCGCGTCGTCTTGGCCACCGACGCATGGAACGTATTATCTTCAGAGTAGTAtaagttacttcgtacctcaTGGTGTCATCCATGTCTGGTGCGACGCGGGCTGGCGTCAGGTgtccccccttcctccagTCCACTCGCCGGCCAAGCGCCGGGctgcccctcctctcccgtcgtcgaggccctgtCGTGGAAGCCTGTCCCCTCCCTCGCTCCACTGCCCGCCCCGGAGGTTGCTCCCCCAGGTTTTGGCGTcggcccggcgccgggaACCCCGCACGGCCTGCCCTAGTGCGTTCTAGGTGCTGCCCCAAGCACTCAGGTCCAGTGCATCGGGGCCACTGGCGGCCTGGGACCGCCCGGATCGTGCTGGCGGGGGGGCCTCACTAATTGAGTGGTGCCTGGTACCTTCAAGGTTCTTCTGACAGTCGAGTGACTTGAGATCTGGCGGGAGCTACCCCTCAACTACAATAGgttcctcctcgagcttctctTCTGCACTGCCACGCAACCTAACCCGACTCCTGCTACCTCCAATGACTCCGTGGGAGAAAAGAGAAGACGGAGGAAGGTGGGAAAGGAAGGCTTCTGTtccattgctgctgctgtgcgtGCTGCACCAGTTTAGAGGTGCATTCACACCTTACCCTGCCCTTGGGTTGAGCAACTCCGCCGTGGATCCCATTGTCGCATGCAGCAAGCAGTTACCAAGTTACGTACTACGTAAATGCATGCGCAGGGATCTCGAGGGTAAGGGTATGGCTGCGGTCGCACGAGGCACAAGACACAGGACCTGCCCGGCATGCGCCCGCGAGGCGTCTCTGGGGGGCGGGCACCGCGTGTCGCCGGGTCGGCGTGATGTGTACTGAGAATGCGCaaagtacagtactgtactgtacgtaccCTGCTCCGAACTAGGTATTAACCCAGTCCAGGGACAAGACACTCCAGCAGGGCGGTCGTcggtggtgggtggcggATGAGTGAGACCgtcatggatggatgattGAATGGATGGGCGAACCCaacatcggcggcggcggcggcacaggTACCTGAGGCTCCGAGGCAGgtacctgccctgccctgacCAGCGACCACCCactgaccaccaccacctcctcggTCGCGTCTCTGATGATTTGTGAGGTCACTGAggtgtgagtgtgtgtgtgtgtgtgtggtctGCCAACAACACCGCTTCCCCTcattcttctcctcctccagctccccctcgccctcctctcGCAGCCTCCTCACGCCGAGGGCCGAGATTTGTCtcctctctcttttttttcaACTCCCTTTTGCTCTTTTGTGTTTCttgctcgacaagctcggcCTGTCTgtccatcaccaccgacATCGCTGCCCTGGCTTCAAcctcgctcgcccttggccgccatcaGAGCTGTCCGTCATCGAGCTCGGCTCCCCCTCCAACTCCCCGCTCCGCTCCGCTCGTAAACCCGAAGCTGCTCCCTCGGTGCTCCGTGAGAGACTTGCCGCAGATGACTGTCCCGTCGCGATAATGGCGTCCAACCTGCTgcgcccgctcgcctccGAGctgtgctcctcctcgtccgcctcgcctggccgcattgcgcgccgtcgcgtcTTACAAGGTTCGTGACTCCCCGCGCCGTCTtgcctcgacgagccgcgtCGTGGTGCGCCGCGCTCTGTCGTCTTTGCAAAAGCGTTGGAGAGAAGCTTCGACTGACCGCTCCAGACCTCAAGCcgctcgccagccgccgtcaATGGCACAACACTCTTGGCGcgagccgtcgcgccgccctcgtgcccGTCTCCGCCAGGACCCTTGCGCTCGTGCGTCATGCGTCCGTGCtaacgacgacgcccccgcaaccggccccggccccgaAGAAGCTGTACTCGACGGCCGTCGtgcccccgacgacgccctaCGGTCAGCTCACCGTCGGCGTCCCCAAGGAGGTCTTTCCCGGCGAGCGCCGAGTCGCCCTCACGCCGGCCAATGTCGCGCTGCTCCTCAAGAAGGGCTTTGGCAAGGTCCTCGTGCAGCGCGgggccggtgccgccgccgagttcCACGATGAGGCTTACGAAAAGGCCGGTGCCAccctcgtcgatggcgccTCCGGCATCTGGTCCGGCGCAAACGTCGTTCTCAAGGTCCGCGGCCCGAgcctggacgaggtcgactccatcaaggccaagcagACCGTCATATCGCTCCTTCAGCCTGCGCAAAACAAGGACCTGGTCCAGAAAATTGCCGACAAGGGCGCCACCTGCTTCGCCATGGACATGATCCCCCGCATTTCTCGTGCTCAGGTCTTCGACGCCCTCAGCAGCATGGCCAACATCGCCGGCTACAAGGCGGTGCTCGAGGCCTCCAACGTCTTTGGCAGGTTCCTGACCGGCCaggtcaccgccgccggaaAGATCCCGCCCTGCAAGGTCCTCATCattggcgctggcgtcgccggcctgagTGCTATAGCCACCGCTCGGCGCATGGGCGCCATTGTTCGCGGCTTCGACACGCGACCCGCTGCCCGAGAGCAGGTCCAGTCGCTGGGCGCCGAGTTCATCGAGGTCGACATTCAGGAAGATGGCTCCGGTGCCGGAGGCTACGCCAAGGAAATGAGCAAGGAGTTCATCGAGGCTGAGATGAAGCTGTTCAAGGAGCAAGCTCGCGAggtcgacatcatcatcaccacg
The genomic region above belongs to Purpureocillium takamizusanense chromosome 5, complete sequence and contains:
- the HEM3 gene encoding Hydroxymethylbilane synthase (COG:H~BUSCO:EOG09262YP5~EggNog:ENOG503NU7D), which gives rise to MAFFATARPSKAFAAPRTTDRQSTGQPLSACPPEARPAIPNSSSSMADTQDAAAAAAADTATTKTFVVGTRKSPLAMAQAEIVVASLQALLPDHTFPIHGMTTTGDRDQNTALYNFGGKGLWTSQLEDKLAARELDLVVHSLKDMPTTLPEGCALGAVTRREDARDVLVVKRAHVDAHGWRSLADLPPGSVIGTSSVRRIAQLARRYPSLRFKDVRGNLQTRLEKLRTDDDMAAIVLAAAGLQRIGLGHHISQFLDTDSGGIMHAVGQGALGVECRAGDDRVLNMLRALEDPDTALACATERSLMRTLEGGCSVPIGVETSWVDGGGASKKLLRLRATVVSADGKQGVDAEVMEAVGSIDAAEELGKRVALDLVSRGADKILDVINAKRPLEKAA
- a CDS encoding uncharacterized protein (COG:S~TransMembrane:1 (i67-88o)~EggNog:ENOG503PWRT), whose translation is MPQCVAFRYSVRGTADELLIIVCERFVRASIKRKLSSYPSVPSSFLSRINLPRALVSNLELIQQSNIIIAIMKFVLLVLATTAMGLGLTRPQAQTPAVPAPPPVSASANTPTAKSQPPVPAQTGGREPTGPICECGYTYCASVLMGMKKPWSEPQLAEAYCRTPDAACANGSPGTDVRSALYLCLCDDVNARQGNKLHLLCGCDKCLVAGPDYRGRCDKPCHAGSCKGR